A DNA window from Hydractinia symbiolongicarpus strain clone_291-10 chromosome 6, HSymV2.1, whole genome shotgun sequence contains the following coding sequences:
- the LOC130647723 gene encoding uncharacterized protein LOC130647723, with amino-acid sequence MFQISISWQFKLAKITNGQDRNWRMKSGYRIVVCTLLLEVHYYLITGKILRLSCGFYSDLSLFYKDSRLTVGILDTYQVEDDLSCVKKCILNGACQSINYNDYAKICELLKNTTAEDNLEATYATNWTHYETDPNNQEVGDVCSSTSPCKGHYCEDICEPPGFNCTCRNETHGERCDKLQYPAKSCKWINENHPTLKSGYYWVQLQQPTLVYCDMETLGGGWTKFGNVVQNGSIPDRNLTNLINSDNISLLNDVSTGRFLLTVSGLGELRKFINFTQLRFYCRKPWHNRTIHIATTNDLNGTKVVDYFSGVTETRPPSCHSYEILPDDTSYIALKCMEWNSKVWSSHRGKSLYDHFVYINIMSICSTKDSNVMIIKIKIIQIMIL; translated from the exons ATGTTTCAAATATCTATATCGTGGCAGTTTAAGTTAGCAAAAATCACAAACGGACAAGACAGAAATTGGAGAATGAAAAGTGGCTACAG GATTGTTGTGTGCACTCTCCTGCTGGAAGTGCACTATTACCTAATTACTGGGAAAATCTTACGATTATCATGTGGATTTTATTCCGACCTCTCCTTGTTTTATAAAGATTCCCGCTTAACGGTTGGAATCCTTGACACTTACCAGGTAGAAGATGATCTTAGTTGCGTGAAGAAGTGCATTTTGAATGGTGCTTGTCAATCGATTAATTACAATGATTACGCAAAGATATGCGAATTGTTGAAAAATACGACTGCTGAGGATAACCTTGAAGCTACTTATGCTACTAATTGGACCCATTATGAAACTGATCCTAATAATCAAGAG GTTGGAGATGTTTGTTCCAGCACGTCGCCTTGCAAAGGGCATTATTGTGAGGACATTTGTGAACCACCTggattcaattgtacatgcagAAATGAAACACATGGGGAACGATGTGATAAACTGC AATATCCTGCAAAGTCGTGCAAGTGGATAAATGAAAATCATCCCACTTTGAAAAGTGGCTACTACTGGGTGCAACTGCAACAACCAACGTTAGTGTATTGCGACATGGAAACACTGGGAG GAGGATGGACAAAATTTGGCAACGTCGTGCAGAATGGCTCAATTCCAGATCGAAATCTTACAAACCTGATCAATTCAGATAACATCTCATTACTCAATGATGTTTCAACGGGCAGGTTTCTCTTGACTGTGTCCGGTTTGGGTGAATTacgaaaatttattaatttcacCCAACTTCGTTTCTACTGCCGCAAACCTTGGCATAACAGAACGATACATATTGCAACAACAAATGACTTAAACGGTACAAAGGTAGTTGACTACTTTTCTGGCGTAACTGAGACTCGTCCTCCATCATGTCACTCCTATGAAATACTTCCCGACGATACGTCTTATATTGCGTTAAAGTGTATGGAATGGAATTCAAAAGTGTGGTCTTCTCATCGCGGGAAATCACTGTATGATCactttgtatatataaatatcaTGTCAATTTGTTCGACCAAAGACTCGAATGTGAtgatcataaaaataaaaataatccagATTATGATTCTTTAG